Genomic DNA from Candidatus Omnitrophota bacterium:
ATCCGTGGCTGTGCCGCTGGGGCTCATCAGCGCGATCTATTTAAGCGAATACGCCTCGGCCAAGGCCCGCGACATCGCCAAACCGCTCATGGAGATCCTGGCCGCGGTCCCGACGGTTGTTTACGGATATTTCGCCCTTTTGTTTGTCACTCCGCTTCTCAAAATCATCCTGCCGGGCATCTCCGGCTTCAACGCCTTGTCCGCGGGCCTCGTGATGGGGGTCATGATCATTCCCCTCGTTTCCTCACTGAGCGAAGACGCCATGCACGCGGTCCCCATGGCCCTGCGCGAGGGCGCCTACGCCCTGGGTTCGCACAAAATCCAGGTGGCGTTCAAGATCGTCTTCCCTGCGGCCCTGTCGGGGATCACCGCGGCCGTGATCCTGGCCGTGTCCCGCGCCATCGGCGAGACCATGATCGTGGCCATTGCCGCGGGGCAGCAGCCCCGGCTGACCCTCAACCCCCTGGTGCCGGTCGAGACCATCACCGCTTACATCGTGCAAATCAGCCTGGGGGATACCCCTCACGGCACCATTGAATATCAAACCATTTTTGTCTGCGGCATGACGCTGTTCCTTTTGACGTTCGCGCTGAACGTCGTGAGCTTCCAATTGCGGCGCCGCTTCCAGGAAGTCTATGACTAAAAAGACGGATTCCGCAAACCGCGCCAACAGCCTTATTCTGAGCAAGGAGAACGCTTCGGCCCATAAGAAAGCCGACGACATTTTCAAGATCATCGGTTTAAGCGCGACCCTCTTCGGCCTGATCGTCCTCGCGGCCCTGATCATCGATGTTTTCATCGACGGGGGCAGCCGCCTGAGATGGGACTTCTTCACCAGCTACCCTTCCCGCAAACCGGAACAGGCCGGGATCCTGTCGGCGTGGGTGGGGACCGTCTGGATCATGATCACTACCGCGCTGCTGGCTATCCCGATCGGGATCGCGTCCGGCGTCTACCTCGAAGAATACGCGCCCCGCAACAGATTCACGGATTTTATCGAGATCAACATCGCGAACCTGGCCGGCGTTCCCTCCATCATTTATGGAATTCTGGGCCTGGGATTATTCGTCCGATACCTCAACCTGGACCGCAGCGTCCTCGCCGGCGGCATGACGCTCGCCCTTTTGGCGCTGCCTGTTATCATCCTGGCCACCCGAGAAGCGATCCGGGCCATCCCGTCGTCCATCCGCGAAGCGTCCTATGCCCTGGGGGCGACGAAATGGCAGACTGTCTGCCAGCAGATCCTGCCCGCCGCGATCGGGAATATCCTGACCGGCATCATCCTGGCCATGTCCCGCTCCATCGGAGAAACTGCTCCCCTCATCACCATCGGGGCCCTGACGTACATCCCGTTTCTGCCGACGAACCCTGTCTCGTTTTCCAAACAGTTCCCGTTCCTGCACGTTTCCCTGCAGGGATTCCTGGACGCGTTCACGGTCTTGCCGATCCAGATTTTTAACTGGGTCTCCCGGCCGCAAAAAGGGTTTCTCACCGACGCCGCGGCGGGAATCATCGTCCTGCTGTTCATCACGCTGATGATGAACGGGCTGGCCATCTATCTGAGGCACAAAAATCAAAGAAGGTGGTGATCATGGAGAAGCAAGAGGTCATTCACATCCAAAACGTCAATTCTTTTTACGGGACCAAGCAGGTCCTCCGCGGCATCAACCTCTCGATCTTCGAGAAATCGGTCACGGCCCTGATGGGGCCGTCCGGTTGCGGAAAAAGCACCCTGATCCGCTGCCTGAACCGGATGAACGACCTGGTGCCGCGCTTCCGGCTGGAGGGCAACATCCTTTACAAATCCACGGACCTGTATTCCAAAGACGTGGATGTCACGGAACTGCGCCGGGAAATCGGCATGGTGTTCCAGAAGCCCAATCCTTTCCCCAAGAGCATTTATGAGAATGTCGCGTACGGGCTGCGCATCCAGGGCGTCACGGACCGCGGCACACTTGACGAAGCAGTCGAGGAAAGCCTCAAAAAATCCGCCCTGTGGGGCGAAGCCAAGGACCGGCTCCAGGAATCGGCCCTGTCCCTGTCCGGAGGGCAGCAGCAGCGGCTGTGCATCGCCCGGGCCCTGGCGGTGAAGCCGCGCGTGATCCTGTTCGATGAGCCGTGTTCGGCCCTTGACCCGATCGCCACGGCCAAGATCGAGGAACTCATCTCGGAACTGAAGGAAAACTATACCATCGCCATCGTGACCCACAACACGGCCCAGGCCGCGCGGGTCTCGGATTTCACGGCGTTTCTCCTGCTGGGCGACCTCATCGAATACGGATTGACGGAAAAAATGTTCACGGTCCCTTCCGACAAACGGACCGAGGCGTACCTGACTGGGAAATTCGGTTAATGGCTCTATGAGGGCAGCGGCTGTGTCCCGCGCGCAGTTCGAGACCGCTTTACCATGACTTTAAATCAGAATAAAGCGGGATCGCTGTTTGAGCACGGGACACAGCCGCTGCCTGTCCAACAAACATTCACTTAACTCAAATCATCTTTTGAGGAGAACTTTATGCTCGAAGAAAAAATGTCTTTGCTCAAACGAGAACTCATCTTTTTCGCAACACTGGTCCAGGGGATGATCGAAAAAAGCATCACCGGCCTGCTGAAGCGCGAGAAGGCCTTGTTGTCCACCCTGATCCAGGAAGATGAGATCCGCGCGAATGGGTATGAATCCAAGATCGACGAAGACTGCATCCAGCTGATCGCCCAGTATGAGCCCAAGGCCAAGGACCTGCGCACGGTGATGATGATCGCCAAGATCACCAAGGACCTGGAGCGGATGGCCGACCACAGCGTCAATATCTCCGAAAGCGGGCTGTTCCTGCTGGAGAAGCCGCCGCTCAAACCTCTGATCGATATTCCGCGCATGGCGGATATAACGCGCAAGATGCTCAAGGACAGCATTGACGCCTTCGTCAACGAAGACATCGCACTGGCCAAGGACGTTTGCCCGCGCGACAATGAAGTGGACAATATTTTGGAGCAACTCTTCCGGGAACTCGTCACGTACATGATTTCCGATGTGACGACCATCGAACGGGCCCTGAACCTGATCCGGATTTCCCACAACATCGAGCGCATCGCCGACCTCTCCACCAATATCAGCGAGGACGTGATCTTCATGGTGGAAGGCAAAGTGATCAGCCATCACAAAGAGGACCCCACAACTTCCCTTGGATAAAATCAAAGTGGTAGCTGGGACTTCACTGGAAGGGTTCAGGATAATGGTTGAAGGGAGCTGTAATCCCGCAGGATTCTTGATGCCGCGGCGCGGTTTTGAAGTATAATAAGAATCATCGCAGAAAGGGACACCATGCGCAAAGCCAAAATCCTGATCGTTGAGGACGAGAAAGACATCGCGGAACTTGTCCAATACAACCTCGAGCGGGAGGCCTACCAGGTCACCGCCGCCCGCACCGGCGAAGACGGGATCAAGACCCTGGAACGGGACCTTCCGGACCTGATCATCCTGGACTTGATGCTCCCCGGCATGGACGGGCTGGAGACCTGCCGGTTGATCAAGCAGGACAACAAGACGAAAAACATCCCGATCATCATGCTGACGGCCAAAAGTGAGGAATCCGACGTCATCGTAGGGCTCCAGGTCGGGGCCGACGATTATGTGACCAAGCCCTTCAGCCCCAGGGTCCTCCTCGCCCGCATCAAGGCCCTCCTGCGCCGGTCTTCGGAAAAACCGCGGCCCGCGGAGGTGCGCAGCATCGAGGACCTTGTCATCGACATCCCCAAACACAAGGTCCTTTGGCAGGGAAAACCCGTGGATTTGACCACGATCGAGTTCAACATCCTGGAGTTCCTCTCCCGCCACCCCGGGCGGGTGTTCAGCCGCGACGAAATCATGGACAAGGTCTGGAAAGAGGGCAAATACATCATTGACCGCGCGGTCGACGTCCACATCCGCGGGCTGCGCAAAAAACTCCAGAAAGCCGCGGATTACATCGAAACGGTCCGCGGGGTCGGATACCGGTTCAAGGACATCCACGAGGGGCATGAATAAAATCTTCGACAGACTCTTTGTTGTCATGGTGGGCGTGATCTGGCTCTGCCTCGCCGGGCTCGGGGCCCTGATCGGTGTCCCCTCGTTCCATTACACGGCATTTCTCCTGGCCGGCCTGTTCATGGCCGCGCTTTTGCGGGTCATTATCGGCAAAATCCTCCTGCGCCCCATCCGTCAGATGCAAAAAGCCGCCGCCAACATGAGCCAGGGCGACTTCACCCACCGATTTGACCTCTCCCGCCGGGACGAGCTGCGCGACCTGGCCCAGCAGCTCAACCAGGTTTCCGACGAACTGCAGGGCAAAATCCGGCGGATCATGCGGGACAAAAACGAATTGATGACCATCCTGTCCAGCATGGTCGAGGGCGTCCTTGTCATCGGCCGCGACGAGCGCGTCCTGCTTCTGAACAACCCCCTTGATCTCATGCTGGACCTGCGGACCAAAGATGCCATCGGCCGGCCGTACTGGGAAATCATCCGCAACGAAGAGATCAACACCCTGCTGCGCGAAGCCCTGACCCATAAGCACTCGGTAAAAAAAGACGTTTCGATCATCACCCCGGCCGAGCGCCAATTTTCCATGCAGGTCTCTTCGATCTTCTCCGATGAGGGAGAACTGGCCGGCATCGTTGCCGTATTTCACGACGTCACCGAACTCAAACGGCTGGCCCGGATGCGCTCCGAGTTTGTCGCCAACGTCTCCCACGAGCTGAAGACACCGCTCACCACGATCAAGGGCTTCACCGAGACCCTCCTGGACGGCGCCCTGGATGACAAAGATGCCGCCCGCAGATTCATTTCCATCATCCAGGAACACGCCCAGCGGCTGGAATACCTGGTCAATGACCTTCTGAGTCTCTCGAATCTCGAAACACGCGAGATCAAACTCAACCTGGAAAAAACACCCGTTCACCTGATGATGGAATCCGTCCTGCACCTTTATAAAGATCAACTGGAAAAGCACGGCCCCAAAATCAGGGTCCGGATCCCGGCCGACCTGCCACCTGTTCTTGTGGACCGCGTCAAGATCGAGCAGGCCTTTGTGAATCTCCTGGACAATGCCATTAAATTTACTCCCCCCGATGGCTCAATCGAGATCGCGGCCCACAGGGAAAACGATTATGTCCGCGTCCATTTCACGGACACCGGAATAGGGATCGCCCCGGAGCATCTGCCCCGTGTCTTTGAGCGTTTCTACCGTGTGGACAAAGGCCGTTCCCGGGAAATGGGCGGAACAGGACTCGGGCTCTCGATTGTCAAACACATCCTCCAAATCCACAATGGCAACGTCACAGTGCAGAGCGAACCCGACAAAGGTTCGGTCTTTTCTGTTTTCCTGCCGATCGCCTGAAAAAAACCATCATTTAATCCCCGCCAAAAATCTAAAGCTTCACAAAAGCATATATTTAATAGGTTTACAGATATCGTCACATTTAACATAATCTTAATAATTCCTTAATCGCATTTTAATCTATTAAGATACAATTAAATATTGATTAATATGCGCTCCCCCACTTCCCATGCCTTGTTCATCCCCCTGATTTTCCTGCTCGCCTCCTGCGGCGGCAGAGAATCTTCTCATTCTTCCGGGGCATCCCAACATTCGATCCAGATCAAAGGGTCGGACACCATGGTCAATCTTGTCCAGGCCTGGGCGGAGCGTTATATGGCCGACCACCCGGATGTTTTGGTGGCTGTCACCGGGGGAGGTTCCGGAACTGGGTTTGCCGCGCTTTTGAGCGGGACCTGCGACATCGCCATCGCCTCCCGGGAGATCAAAGCAAAAGAAGTTGAAGAAGCCAAGAAGAAGAACATCGATCCAAAGGAAATGACCGTTGCCCTGGACGGGATCGCCGTCACCGTCAGCCCTAAAAATCCCGTCAGCCGGTTGACCATTGACCAGGTGGCGGACATCTTCACCGGCAAGATCCGCAACTGGAAAGAGATCGGGGGCGAAGACCGGCCGATCGTCCTGCTGTCCCGCGAACTCAATTCCGGCACGCACCTGTACTTCAAAGAACATGTCCTGCGCAAGGGCGACGCCAAGGGCACAGAGGAATTCGATGAAGGCTCCCTCCTGATGCCGTCGTCGCAGGCCATCGCCGATGAGATAGCCCAGAACCCCAACGCCATCGGCTATTTCGGCATCGGATATTCCAACCCGACCCAGAAAATCCTGCCCATCGCCCGGGACGCCCAGAGCGAATACTATCTGCCGACGATCGAAAACATCCAAAAAGGGAAATACTACATTTCACGGCCCCTGCTGATGTACATCAACGGCGAGTCCCAGGGCCTTGTCAAAGACATGATCGAGTTCATCAAAAGCGAAGAAGGGCAGCAGATCGTCAAAGAGATCGATTTTGTCCCCGTCCTTTAACCGGCCATGAACATCAAAAAAATCAAAGAAGCCGTCATTGAAAAAGCCATCCTGGCCTGCGGGGTGACCTCGATCGTTTTTGTCGTCCTGATCCTGGGCTTCCTTCTCAAGGAAGGGTTGTCGCTGTTCAAAACCGTGTCCTTGCCGGACTTTCTGTTCGGACGGCACTGGTATCCCATTTCCGACCCGCCCCGATGCGGGATCCTCCCGTTGATCGTCGGGTCGTTTTATGTGACGCTCGGCGCGACCCTGATCTCCGTACCGCTGGGGATCGCCAGCGCCGTCTACATCGCGGAGATCGCGTCCCCCCGCATCAAGGAAATCCTGAAATCCGGCGTGGAGCTTCTCGCCGCCATCCCCAGCGTGGTTCTGGGATTTATCGGCATGACCACCATCGTCCCTCTGGCTAAAAACCTCCTGAATCTGCCGACCGGACTGACCGCGTTTTCCGGGTCGATCATGCTGGCCTTCATGGCGATGCCGACGATCGTCAGCATCGCCGAGGACGCGATCACGGCTGTCCCGCGGAAATACAAGGAGGCCGCGCTCGCCCTCGGAGCCACGCGCTGGCAGGCGATCTGGAGGGTGATCCTGCGCGCCTCGTCCACGGGCATCGTGGCCGCGGTGATGCTCGGCATCGGCCGGGTGATCGGCGAAACCATGGCCGTGATGATGATCACCGGAAACGCCACGCATATCCCCCAGTCCATTTTCCAGCCGGCCAGAACCCTGACGGCCGCCATCGCGGCCGAGATGGGAGAAACCGTGCGCGAGAGTACCCATTACCATGCCCTGTTTGCCATCGGGATCGTCCTCTTCATCATCACGTTTATCATCAATCTGATCGCGGACTTCGCCGTAAACCGGAAGATCAAATGAGCCACAACCCCCACAGATCCGAAAAAATCGCTTTTTCCCTGCTGTTCCTCGCGAACGTCCTGGTCATTCTCCCGGTCATTTTCATTATCTTCATCATCATCCAAAAAGGCATCAGCGCCATCTCCTGGGAATTCCTCACGGCCATGCCCAAAGACGGCATGCGGGCCGGCGGCATCTTCCCGGCGATCGTCGGAACGGTTTATCTGGTGATCGGGACCTTGGCCTTCGCCCTGCCGCTGGGCGTGCTGGGCGCGATCTATCTGACGGAATACGCCAGGGACAACATGCTGACCCGGCTCATCAAACTGGCGATCATCAACCTGGCCGGAGTTCCGTCGGTCGTCTATGGGCTTTTCGGGCTAGGGATGTTCGTCATGTTCTGCAAATTCGGGTCATCGCTGCTGGCCGGTTCGCTGACGCTGGCGATCATGGTCCTGCCGATCATCATCACGACGACCAAAGAGGCGCTCGACAGCGTGCCGCAGGCTTTCCGGGAAGTGAGCCTTTCACTGGGGGCAAGCAAATGGCAGACAATCCGCCATTCGGTCCTCCCCCACGCCCTGCCGGGAATCCTCACCGGCGTTATCCTGGCGGTCAGCCGCGCGGCCGGAGAAACCGCGCCGATCCTGTTCACGGTGGCCGCTTTTTATCTGCCCAAACTGCCGGAATCCATCTTCGACCAGGCCATGGCCCTCCCGTATCATCTCTACGTCATCTCGACCCAGGTGCCGAACGTCAGCCAGGATATCCGTTACGCCACGGCCCTGGTCCTGCTGGTCATGGTGCTTTCGATGAACGCCGTGGCCATCGTGGTCCGGTCCCAGTTCCGAAAGATGAAAAAATGGTAGACGGAAAAATCAAAATACAGGTCACGGATTTCAACCTCTGGTACGGGGACTCCCAGGCCCTCCGCTCCGTGAACCTCAGCGTTTTTGAAAATGAGATCCTCGGGATCATCGGCCCGGCCAACAGCGGCAAAAGCTCGTTCTTGCGAACTCTGAACCGGCTCAACGACCTCAGCCCGTCCTTCCGCATGAACGGAACCCTCACTCTTGACGGACAAAATATCTACAAGGACATCGACATCGGCCTCCTGCGCAAACGCGTGGGCATGGTCTTCGCCTTGCCAATCCCCCTGCCCTTGAGCATCTATGAGAATGTCGTCTACGGCCCCCGCCGCCACGGCATCAACAGCAGAAAACGGCTGGACGAGATCGTGGAGAGTACCCTCAGGGAAGCCTATCTGTGGGACGAGGTCAAGGACCGTCTCCACACTTACGGGATGAAGCTTTCCGGCGGACAGCAACAGCGGCTCTGCCTGGCCCGGACCCT
This window encodes:
- the pstC gene encoding phosphate ABC transporter permease subunit PstC; translation: MNIKKIKEAVIEKAILACGVTSIVFVVLILGFLLKEGLSLFKTVSLPDFLFGRHWYPISDPPRCGILPLIVGSFYVTLGATLISVPLGIASAVYIAEIASPRIKEILKSGVELLAAIPSVVLGFIGMTTIVPLAKNLLNLPTGLTAFSGSIMLAFMAMPTIVSIAEDAITAVPRKYKEAALALGATRWQAIWRVILRASSTGIVAAVMLGIGRVIGETMAVMMITGNATHIPQSIFQPARTLTAAIAAEMGETVRESTHYHALFAIGIVLFIITFIINLIADFAVNRKIK
- a CDS encoding response regulator transcription factor; this translates as MRKAKILIVEDEKDIAELVQYNLEREAYQVTAARTGEDGIKTLERDLPDLIILDLMLPGMDGLETCRLIKQDNKTKNIPIIMLTAKSEESDVIVGLQVGADDYVTKPFSPRVLLARIKALLRRSSEKPRPAEVRSIEDLVIDIPKHKVLWQGKPVDLTTIEFNILEFLSRHPGRVFSRDEIMDKVWKEGKYIIDRAVDVHIRGLRKKLQKAADYIETVRGVGYRFKDIHEGHE
- the phoU gene encoding phosphate signaling complex protein PhoU; translation: MLEEKMSLLKRELIFFATLVQGMIEKSITGLLKREKALLSTLIQEDEIRANGYESKIDEDCIQLIAQYEPKAKDLRTVMMIAKITKDLERMADHSVNISESGLFLLEKPPLKPLIDIPRMADITRKMLKDSIDAFVNEDIALAKDVCPRDNEVDNILEQLFRELVTYMISDVTTIERALNLIRISHNIERIADLSTNISEDVIFMVEGKVISHHKEDPTTSLG
- the pstA gene encoding phosphate ABC transporter permease PstA gives rise to the protein MSHNPHRSEKIAFSLLFLANVLVILPVIFIIFIIIQKGISAISWEFLTAMPKDGMRAGGIFPAIVGTVYLVIGTLAFALPLGVLGAIYLTEYARDNMLTRLIKLAIINLAGVPSVVYGLFGLGMFVMFCKFGSSLLAGSLTLAIMVLPIIITTTKEALDSVPQAFREVSLSLGASKWQTIRHSVLPHALPGILTGVILAVSRAAGETAPILFTVAAFYLPKLPESIFDQAMALPYHLYVISTQVPNVSQDIRYATALVLLVMVLSMNAVAIVVRSQFRKMKKW
- the pstB gene encoding phosphate ABC transporter ATP-binding protein PstB, producing the protein MVDGKIKIQVTDFNLWYGDSQALRSVNLSVFENEILGIIGPANSGKSSFLRTLNRLNDLSPSFRMNGTLTLDGQNIYKDIDIGLLRKRVGMVFALPIPLPLSIYENVVYGPRRHGINSRKRLDEIVESTLREAYLWDEVKDRLHTYGMKLSGGQQQRLCLARTLAVEPDIILYDEPCSGLDPISTAKIEEAMLRFKKKYTQILVTNNTKQAARVSGRTAFFLMGEMVEIDKTEKMFTNPADKRTNDYISGRFG
- a CDS encoding ATP-binding protein; its protein translation is MNKIFDRLFVVMVGVIWLCLAGLGALIGVPSFHYTAFLLAGLFMAALLRVIIGKILLRPIRQMQKAAANMSQGDFTHRFDLSRRDELRDLAQQLNQVSDELQGKIRRIMRDKNELMTILSSMVEGVLVIGRDERVLLLNNPLDLMLDLRTKDAIGRPYWEIIRNEEINTLLREALTHKHSVKKDVSIITPAERQFSMQVSSIFSDEGELAGIVAVFHDVTELKRLARMRSEFVANVSHELKTPLTTIKGFTETLLDGALDDKDAARRFISIIQEHAQRLEYLVNDLLSLSNLETREIKLNLEKTPVHLMMESVLHLYKDQLEKHGPKIRVRIPADLPPVLVDRVKIEQAFVNLLDNAIKFTPPDGSIEIAAHRENDYVRVHFTDTGIGIAPEHLPRVFERFYRVDKGRSREMGGTGLGLSIVKHILQIHNGNVTVQSEPDKGSVFSVFLPIA
- the pstC gene encoding phosphate ABC transporter permease subunit PstC → MISPQKKRLQKIKERLIEHILFACSLLSVLTTAGIIYVLLSESLGFFKEVSIVKFLTDTQWTPMFTDKHFGILPLLCGTFLTTLIAISVAVPLGLISAIYLSEYASAKARDIAKPLMEILAAVPTVVYGYFALLFVTPLLKIILPGISGFNALSAGLVMGVMIIPLVSSLSEDAMHAVPMALREGAYALGSHKIQVAFKIVFPAALSGITAAVILAVSRAIGETMIVAIAAGQQPRLTLNPLVPVETITAYIVQISLGDTPHGTIEYQTIFVCGMTLFLLTFALNVVSFQLRRRFQEVYD
- the pstA gene encoding phosphate ABC transporter permease PstA, with the protein product MTKKTDSANRANSLILSKENASAHKKADDIFKIIGLSATLFGLIVLAALIIDVFIDGGSRLRWDFFTSYPSRKPEQAGILSAWVGTVWIMITTALLAIPIGIASGVYLEEYAPRNRFTDFIEINIANLAGVPSIIYGILGLGLFVRYLNLDRSVLAGGMTLALLALPVIILATREAIRAIPSSIREASYALGATKWQTVCQQILPAAIGNILTGIILAMSRSIGETAPLITIGALTYIPFLPTNPVSFSKQFPFLHVSLQGFLDAFTVLPIQIFNWVSRPQKGFLTDAAAGIIVLLFITLMMNGLAIYLRHKNQRRW
- the pstB gene encoding phosphate ABC transporter ATP-binding protein PstB, with product MEKQEVIHIQNVNSFYGTKQVLRGINLSIFEKSVTALMGPSGCGKSTLIRCLNRMNDLVPRFRLEGNILYKSTDLYSKDVDVTELRREIGMVFQKPNPFPKSIYENVAYGLRIQGVTDRGTLDEAVEESLKKSALWGEAKDRLQESALSLSGGQQQRLCIARALAVKPRVILFDEPCSALDPIATAKIEELISELKENYTIAIVTHNTAQAARVSDFTAFLLLGDLIEYGLTEKMFTVPSDKRTEAYLTGKFG
- a CDS encoding PstS family phosphate ABC transporter substrate-binding protein, with translation MRSPTSHALFIPLIFLLASCGGRESSHSSGASQHSIQIKGSDTMVNLVQAWAERYMADHPDVLVAVTGGGSGTGFAALLSGTCDIAIASREIKAKEVEEAKKKNIDPKEMTVALDGIAVTVSPKNPVSRLTIDQVADIFTGKIRNWKEIGGEDRPIVLLSRELNSGTHLYFKEHVLRKGDAKGTEEFDEGSLLMPSSQAIADEIAQNPNAIGYFGIGYSNPTQKILPIARDAQSEYYLPTIENIQKGKYYISRPLLMYINGESQGLVKDMIEFIKSEEGQQIVKEIDFVPVL